Proteins from a single region of Cytophagaceae bacterium:
- a CDS encoding ATP-binding protein yields MLIPDFLKGGAIIGVVIGFWDKIKDILWRITAILVQRVEISTEDAHDAIIAYLVTHYKKLNTYDKVYGASNETYRNGKFGLVAFEKFGQNTIFFLSKKRYLGFVRIPFLFSQPKEKPQTDTTQSGINSTKIFSVITCLRGTIDIDAIVKEAAQKRNNISWQIEEAEESANRFDIFYLPSRENDNHAYLYKNNVGYSWYRQNQYRLLGVSADEIGRELTTQGSALDNLYFPDEVKKLIEVIALWVKSKDWYKEKNIPWKRGWLLYGPPGTGKTALARAFAEDLNMPVYVYQLSQMSNQDMLTAWRNMQLNVPCIALIEDIDNVFHGRKNIMQNTAMMSHLFDGDEKDNGQENGGGSGRFSPLTFDTLLNCIDGVDKSNGVFTIITTNDITKIDQAIGQPTTLEDGTPTFISSRPGRIDRAIELTYMLTENKIQMAGRILGEFETAMNNVQAHIATNQKETPAQFQEYCSQLAIQEYWKQKEAKPEIHIGKG; encoded by the coding sequence ATGCTGATTCCGGATTTTTTGAAAGGTGGGGCGATTATTGGGGTTGTGATTGGTTTTTGGGACAAAATTAAGGACATTCTTTGGCGAATTACGGCCATTTTGGTGCAAAGGGTAGAGATAAGTACCGAAGATGCTCATGATGCAATTATCGCTTATTTGGTGACCCACTACAAGAAACTCAATACTTATGATAAAGTGTATGGTGCCAGTAATGAGACTTACAGAAATGGGAAGTTTGGTTTGGTTGCATTTGAAAAGTTTGGACAGAACACCATTTTCTTCCTTTCTAAAAAAAGATATCTTGGCTTTGTAAGGATTCCTTTTTTATTTAGTCAACCCAAAGAAAAACCACAAACCGACACTACTCAGTCAGGCATCAACAGCACCAAAATATTTTCGGTGATTACTTGTTTACGAGGTACGATTGATATTGATGCGATTGTAAAAGAAGCTGCTCAAAAACGAAATAATATCAGCTGGCAGATTGAAGAAGCCGAAGAATCGGCCAACCGTTTTGATATTTTTTATCTGCCAAGCAGGGAAAACGATAATCATGCTTATTTATACAAAAATAACGTGGGATATTCATGGTATCGCCAGAACCAATACCGCCTCCTGGGAGTTTCGGCGGATGAAATTGGTCGGGAACTTACCACCCAAGGAAGTGCTCTGGATAATTTGTATTTTCCCGATGAGGTTAAAAAACTCATAGAAGTGATTGCACTATGGGTAAAAAGTAAAGATTGGTACAAAGAAAAGAATATTCCCTGGAAACGAGGCTGGTTGCTTTATGGCCCTCCCGGCACAGGAAAGACTGCTCTTGCCCGTGCTTTTGCTGAAGACCTGAATATGCCGGTGTATGTGTATCAACTTTCGCAGATGAGCAACCAGGATATGCTTACCGCCTGGAGAAATATGCAGCTAAATGTGCCTTGTATTGCACTTATTGAAGATATTGATAACGTATTTCATGGCCGCAAGAATATTATGCAAAATACGGCCATGATGAGCCATTTATTTGACGGTGACGAAAAAGATAACGGGCAGGAAAATGGGGGAGGTTCGGGCAGATTTTCGCCATTGACCTTTGATACCCTGCTCAACTGTATCGATGGGGTAGATAAATCAAATGGGGTTTTTACGATTATTACAACCAATGATATCACAAAAATTGACCAGGCCATTGGGCAACCCACCACGCTTGAAGACGGAACCCCTACATTTATTTCGTCGCGTCCCGGACGGATTGACAGGGCAATTGAATTGACCTATATGTTAACCGAAAATAAAATACAGATGGCCGGCAGGATTTTGGGCGAATTTGAAACCGCAATGAATAACGTACAAGCTCATATTGCCACCAATCAGAAAGAAACCCCGGCTCAGTTTCAGGAATATTGCTCGCAATTGGCGATACAGGAATATTGGAAGCAAAAGGAAGCCAAACCGGAAATACACATCGGCAAGGGATAG
- a CDS encoding endonuclease III, producing MKDWNELLKPLLFKYKDTKHPLMYNNLYELLVMVVLSAQDSDANINKVAPLFFNDFPTLKSLVGIDSDVINSYFLKVRNNRIKTNYIINIVEAIKTDENIPQKLDELIKLNGIGRKSANVILREIGKEPEGIIVDLHVIRVAPRLGVVSEKVDGNKIEKQLMQAISKEMWNVGMAISFLGREICRPKNPKCGECLLNEVCDFYKNSDLNL from the coding sequence ATGAAAGATTGGAATGAATTGTTAAAGCCGTTGTTATTTAAGTATAAGGACACCAAACATCCTTTAATGTACAACAACCTGTATGAATTGTTGGTTATGGTTGTACTTTCTGCTCAGGATTCGGATGCCAACATTAATAAAGTTGCCCCACTTTTTTTTAACGATTTCCCAACATTAAAGAGTTTGGTTGGAATAGATTCAGATGTCATTAATTCTTATTTTTTAAAGGTTAGAAATAATAGAATTAAGACTAACTATATCATAAACATAGTAGAAGCTATAAAGACGGATGAAAATATTCCGCAAAAACTTGATGAACTTATTAAGTTGAATGGTATTGGGCGAAAATCTGCAAATGTGATTTTAAGAGAAATCGGTAAGGAGCCGGAAGGTATCATTGTTGATTTGCATGTGATAAGAGTTGCTCCAAGACTTGGTGTAGTAAGTGAAAAAGTTGATGGGAATAAAATTGAAAAACAACTAATGCAGGCTATTTCAAAAGAAATGTGGAATGTTGGGATGGCAATTTCGTTCTTAGGTAGAGAAATTTGTCGTCCTAAGAATCCAAAATGCGGAGAATGTTTACTGAATGAAGTTTGTGATTTTTATAAAAACTCTGATTTGAATTTATGA
- a CDS encoding IS5 family transposase, with translation MLKKPEPSGQLSFFYSLADQIDTKQPLIRLSKSINWSVFEDAFSKHYSSKMGKPAKPIRLMVSLLILKQLRNLSDENIVLAWSENLYFQFFSGQESFVPKTPCSSTELVEFRKRIGIEGVELIFKESIRVNGKDSDDDTLSADTTVQEKNITYPTDTKLHKKIITKCIGIAKAENIVLRQSYKFTLKELNTLLRFQHNKNGSKPARKARKRIKTIAGRLVRELGRKINPSSKELFEKQLDTYQKILNQKRADRDKIYSLHEPEVKCYTKGKEHKKFEFGSKASILVTQKTGVIVGALSFNENIHD, from the coding sequence ATGTTGAAAAAGCCAGAACCCAGTGGTCAGCTCAGTTTTTTTTATTCTTTAGCGGACCAAATTGACACAAAACAACCATTAATTCGTCTCTCTAAAAGTATCAATTGGAGTGTTTTTGAAGATGCGTTTTCAAAACATTATAGCTCAAAAATGGGTAAGCCAGCCAAGCCAATCAGGCTGATGGTTTCTCTTTTAATTTTGAAACAATTAAGGAATTTAAGCGATGAGAATATAGTGCTGGCTTGGTCTGAAAATTTATATTTTCAGTTTTTTTCGGGACAAGAAAGTTTTGTACCCAAAACACCATGTAGTTCAACTGAATTAGTTGAGTTTAGAAAAAGGATCGGAATTGAGGGAGTCGAGTTAATATTCAAAGAAAGTATCCGAGTGAATGGAAAAGATAGTGATGACGATACTTTAAGTGCAGACACCACTGTTCAAGAGAAGAATATTACGTATCCAACTGACACAAAACTTCATAAAAAAATCATCACTAAATGTATCGGAATAGCGAAAGCTGAAAATATTGTTTTGAGACAAAGTTACAAGTTTACTTTGAAGGAGCTCAACACCCTACTTCGTTTCCAGCATAATAAAAATGGAAGCAAACCAGCGAGGAAAGCACGCAAGAGAATAAAGACAATAGCCGGAAGGCTCGTGCGTGAATTAGGAAGGAAAATCAACCCATCCAGTAAGGAACTTTTTGAAAAACAACTAGATACATATCAAAAAATATTAAACCAAAAGCGAGCAGATAGAGACAAAATATATAGCCTTCATGAACCGGAGGTAAAATGCTACACCAAAGGAAAAGAGCACAAGAAGTTTGAGTTTGGAAGCAAAGCCTCTATATTGGTTACGCAAAAAACAGGCGTAATAGTAGGTGCATTAAGTTTTAATGAGAACATCCATGATTAG
- a CDS encoding DoxX family protein yields MKISGYSKGQLWSLVVLRLFIGWHFLYEGVVKLWNDNWSASGYLVDSKGLFAKMFESMAANASLMKVVDTMNIWGLILIGLALIVGFLVKPAIWGGVVLLVFYYLSHPPMIGYTFAMPSEGSYLIINKNLIEAAALVVLALFPTSGLVGLDQFLKRK; encoded by the coding sequence ATGAAAATTAGTGGATATTCTAAAGGACAACTGTGGTCGCTGGTGGTTTTGCGGCTTTTTATAGGATGGCATTTTTTGTATGAAGGAGTGGTTAAGCTCTGGAATGACAACTGGTCGGCATCGGGATACCTGGTGGACTCTAAGGGGCTTTTTGCCAAAATGTTTGAGTCGATGGCAGCCAATGCGAGTTTGATGAAGGTGGTAGATACAATGAATATTTGGGGGTTAATTTTGATTGGTTTGGCATTAATAGTTGGTTTTTTGGTTAAACCGGCGATTTGGGGTGGTGTTGTTTTATTGGTTTTTTATTATTTGTCTCACCCACCTATGATAGGGTACACATTTGCTATGCCTAGTGAGGGGAGTTATCTGATTATTAACAAAAATCTGATTGAAGCTGCTGCTTTAGTGGTGTTGGCATTGTTTCCGACAAGTGGTTTGGTTGGACTTGACCAGTTTTTAAAAAGAAAATAA
- a CDS encoding Gfo/Idh/MocA family oxidoreductase, whose amino-acid sequence MKEDNNEINRRDVLKGLATVPVLGAFWGVAQSKKNTDASVKEQIFKELNIEAAKPPVSGAMDGQALRIGIIGFGIRGEQLLRAAGFATNQWKEDMKKNNLENPKDLRLKEFLEQEKLNIKLNGVCDVFDVRAEAAIEAGSVDGNKPKRFLNYEEMMASPDIDAVIIATPDHWHAPMAKAAAKAGKHVYVEKCMTHKVGETYDLKKTIEDTKVKFQLGHQHRQTQSFLTAQDIIKKNVLGHVSLIQVATNRNDDNGAWQYDIHEKASPKTIDWQQFLGNAPKREFDAERFFRWRKWWDYGTGLSGDLLTHDYDRINTILQMGIPDSVMASGGVYTHIDGREVPDVLQVVMEFPNFTTGTSQEKGKEKGMTFLYTSTLGNQYDRGTLVMGHDATLELGAQLTIMADPRSTRYKEMIESGLVKTDVPMYSYNPSAKGVDAVSGATAKYFANKGMMYTYRDGKRVDSTFLHIKEWLSCIRHGGTPSCNIQQGFEEAISAHMATASLRLGKKIIWDHEKQRMSNVSEAELRSVGMA is encoded by the coding sequence ATGAAAGAAGATAATAACGAAATAAATAGACGGGATGTACTGAAAGGGCTGGCTACAGTACCGGTTTTAGGTGCTTTTTGGGGTGTGGCTCAAAGTAAAAAAAATACAGACGCATCAGTTAAAGAACAGATTTTTAAAGAATTAAATATTGAAGCTGCCAAACCACCAGTAAGTGGAGCGATGGATGGACAAGCCCTCAGAATTGGTATTATTGGTTTTGGTATCAGGGGTGAGCAGCTACTCAGGGCAGCTGGTTTTGCAACCAATCAATGGAAAGAAGATATGAAGAAAAACAATCTTGAAAATCCGAAAGATTTGAGATTGAAAGAGTTTTTGGAACAAGAAAAACTAAATATCAAGCTGAATGGTGTTTGTGATGTTTTTGATGTAAGAGCCGAGGCGGCAATTGAGGCGGGATCTGTTGACGGTAACAAGCCAAAGAGGTTTTTGAATTATGAAGAAATGATGGCAAGCCCGGATATAGATGCCGTGATTATTGCGACTCCTGACCATTGGCATGCTCCGATGGCCAAAGCTGCAGCTAAAGCCGGAAAACATGTATATGTAGAAAAATGTATGACTCACAAGGTGGGGGAAACCTATGATTTGAAAAAAACTATTGAAGACACAAAGGTGAAATTCCAGCTTGGTCACCAACACAGACAAACCCAGAGTTTTTTAACTGCTCAGGATATTATCAAGAAAAATGTATTGGGTCACGTATCATTGATTCAGGTTGCTACCAACAGAAACGATGATAATGGTGCCTGGCAGTATGATATACATGAAAAAGCCAGTCCAAAAACCATAGATTGGCAACAATTCTTAGGAAATGCCCCTAAGAGGGAGTTTGATGCAGAGAGGTTTTTCAGATGGAGAAAATGGTGGGATTACGGCACCGGATTATCGGGTGACTTGTTGACACACGATTATGACAGGATTAATACTATTTTGCAAATGGGAATTCCTGATTCAGTGATGGCTTCTGGTGGTGTATATACTCATATTGATGGTAGAGAAGTCCCGGATGTATTACAGGTTGTGATGGAATTTCCGAATTTTACTACAGGAACTTCACAAGAAAAAGGCAAAGAAAAAGGTATGACATTTCTTTATACATCTACTTTGGGTAACCAATACGACAGAGGTACTTTGGTTATGGGTCATGATGCCACTCTTGAATTGGGTGCACAACTGACTATAATGGCTGACCCACGGTCAACCAGATATAAAGAAATGATAGAGTCGGGTTTGGTAAAAACCGACGTTCCAATGTATAGCTATAATCCATCAGCTAAGGGTGTTGATGCTGTGTCTGGTGCTACCGCGAAATATTTTGCCAACAAAGGTATGATGTATACATATCGTGACGGCAAACGCGTAGACTCAACGTTTTTGCATATTAAAGAATGGTTGAGTTGCATCAGACATGGTGGAACCCCAAGCTGTAATATTCAGCAGGGATTTGAAGAAGCGATATCGGCTCATATGGCAACCGCTTCGTTGAGATTGGGTAAAAAAATTATTTGGGATCATGAAAAACAAAGAATGTCCAATGTAAGCGAAGCAGAACTTAGGTCGGTTGGTATGGCCTGA
- the uxuA gene encoding mannonate dehydratase produces MRWFGPNDPVSLMDLRQAGCEGVVSALHQIPVGEVWTWEAIKERIDIIEAENDHYIPLKWEVVESLPVHEDIKKGLPSRNKFIENYKISLKNLADAGIKTVCYNFMPVLDWSRTKLDHEMPDGSKALRYVWNDFAAFDLYILKRPGADSDYTEETISKSKERFDQMTSEEKAELQNTVLLGLPGSMEAFHLETFQSLLDNYKYISQELLRENLHFFVKEVTPFAEELGIKMCIHPDDPPFPLLGLPRVVSTEADLSALMNASEVNANGITFCTGSLGVRPDNDLAGILEKFADRVHFLHFRATKRELTDEISGRPLIFHEADHLTGDVDMVELIKIVVKEERRRKSLGLKNNRIPMRPDHGHQMLDDLSKTTYPGYSAIGRLKGLAELRGVELAVNRML; encoded by the coding sequence ATGAGGTGGTTTGGGCCTAATGACCCGGTGAGTTTGATGGATCTTAGACAAGCGGGTTGTGAAGGCGTAGTAAGTGCACTACATCAGATACCTGTAGGGGAAGTATGGACTTGGGAGGCTATAAAAGAGAGAATTGATATCATAGAAGCAGAAAATGACCATTACATACCACTAAAATGGGAAGTAGTGGAGAGTTTGCCGGTTCACGAAGACATCAAAAAAGGACTTCCTTCCAGAAATAAATTTATCGAAAACTATAAAATATCTTTAAAAAATCTGGCAGATGCCGGGATAAAAACGGTGTGTTATAATTTCATGCCTGTACTAGACTGGAGCCGGACAAAACTGGATCATGAAATGCCTGATGGCTCAAAAGCACTGAGGTATGTTTGGAATGATTTTGCTGCTTTTGATTTGTATATTCTAAAAAGACCGGGGGCTGACTCTGACTATACAGAGGAAACAATCTCAAAGTCCAAAGAAAGGTTTGACCAAATGACCTCCGAAGAAAAAGCTGAATTACAAAATACAGTACTTTTGGGACTCCCAGGTAGCATGGAGGCTTTTCATCTGGAAACTTTCCAGAGTTTACTTGATAATTATAAATATATTAGTCAGGAATTGCTTCGAGAAAACCTTCATTTTTTTGTAAAAGAGGTGACTCCTTTTGCAGAAGAACTGGGAATAAAAATGTGTATTCACCCCGACGACCCTCCTTTTCCGCTTCTAGGATTGCCACGAGTTGTAAGTACGGAAGCAGATTTATCAGCTCTAATGAACGCATCAGAGGTAAATGCCAATGGGATTACTTTTTGTACTGGCTCTCTGGGAGTAAGGCCAGACAATGATTTAGCTGGAATTTTAGAGAAATTTGCCGATAGGGTACATTTTTTACATTTCAGAGCTACAAAAAGGGAGTTGACAGACGAAATTTCGGGACGTCCTCTGATATTTCATGAAGCAGACCATCTTACCGGCGATGTCGATATGGTAGAGCTTATCAAAATAGTAGTTAAAGAAGAAAGGAGGCGAAAAAGTCTGGGTTTAAAAAATAACCGAATACCCATGCGTCCTGATCATGGGCACCAGATGCTGGACGACCTGAGTAAAACTACCTATCCTGGGTACTCAGCAATAGGAAGATTAAAAGGGTTGGCCGAATTACGCGGGGTGGAGTTGGCGGTGAACAGGATGTTGTGA
- a CDS encoding DMT family transporter produces the protein MNQKHKGIILMAIGAICFSAKAIFIKLTYQQFDIDDITLLTLRFGMSLPFFMIIGLFRYKKGHFKAVSGKDFGIIALLSLLGYYWASWFDFRGLQYISAGLERIILFSYPTLVIIFSSIFLGKKISRNGVIALVITYLGIAIIALDPKILSSKNFALGAGLVLISSVTYALYLTFGGEMIKKYGSINFNTLAMIFSSVYVIIHFKAFTNVAIFELPDGVYLYGLALAIVSTVIPTFLVMEGIKLLGAGLGSIVGSIGPVATVILGYIFLGETLSLQEILGSVLVLIGVLIIGK, from the coding sequence ATGAATCAAAAACACAAAGGTATAATTCTGATGGCTATTGGGGCGATTTGCTTCTCTGCCAAGGCAATATTTATAAAACTCACCTATCAGCAATTTGATATTGATGACATCACCTTGCTCACTCTTCGATTTGGAATGTCATTGCCATTTTTTATGATTATTGGTCTTTTCAGATACAAAAAGGGGCATTTCAAGGCAGTATCTGGAAAAGACTTCGGGATAATCGCATTGCTATCCCTATTGGGATACTACTGGGCCAGCTGGTTTGACTTTCGTGGATTGCAATATATTTCTGCCGGATTGGAAAGAATCATACTTTTTAGTTATCCTACCCTGGTCATTATATTTTCAAGTATTTTTTTGGGTAAAAAAATCAGCCGGAATGGCGTCATCGCATTGGTTATCACCTATCTGGGAATCGCTATTATTGCATTAGATCCTAAAATTTTAAGTTCAAAAAACTTCGCATTAGGTGCCGGGTTGGTTTTAATCAGCTCTGTTACATATGCCTTGTACCTTACATTCGGGGGTGAAATGATCAAAAAATATGGCTCTATTAATTTTAATACGCTGGCAATGATATTCTCTTCAGTTTACGTCATTATCCACTTTAAAGCCTTTACAAATGTAGCAATATTTGAACTACCCGACGGTGTTTACCTCTATGGATTGGCTTTGGCTATTGTCAGTACCGTGATTCCTACTTTTTTGGTAATGGAGGGTATAAAATTGCTCGGTGCCGGGCTAGGCTCAATAGTTGGAAGTATCGGGCCTGTGGCAACGGTTATTTTGGGATATATTTTCCTTGGTGAAACTTTAAGTTTACAGGAGATTCTGGGTTCTGTATTGGTGCTAATTGGAGTTTTGATCATTGGGAAATAA
- a CDS encoding aspartate-semialdehyde dehydrogenase, whose product MKVAVVGATGLVGSEILKVLAERNFPVTEIIPVASERSIGKKVTFKGKEYTVVGYDTAISMKPDVAIFSAGGDTSTAIAPKFAEAGITVIDNSSAWRMDPTKKLVVPEVNADVLTAEDKIIANPNCSTIQMVVVMKPLHDKYKIKRVVVSTYQSVTGTGKAAVDQLFAERAGDESVTKVYPHKIDLNVLPHIDVFLENGYTKEEMKMILETNKIMGDDSIKVTATTVRIPTIGGHSEAVNIEFENDFDLATVRELLAATEGVIVQDDPANFVYPMPINAHGKDEVFVGRIRRDESQPKTLNLWVVADNLRKGAATNAVQIAEHLLKKGLI is encoded by the coding sequence ATGAAAGTTGCAGTTGTAGGGGCTACAGGATTGGTTGGTAGCGAAATCCTCAAAGTTTTGGCGGAAAGAAATTTTCCGGTAACAGAAATTATTCCGGTGGCATCAGAAAGAAGTATCGGAAAGAAGGTCACATTTAAAGGTAAGGAATATACCGTAGTAGGTTATGATACTGCTATTTCGATGAAACCCGATGTAGCGATATTCTCAGCAGGAGGTGATACTTCTACTGCTATTGCTCCTAAGTTTGCCGAGGCCGGCATCACCGTTATCGACAATTCATCGGCATGGCGTATGGACCCCACCAAGAAATTGGTTGTACCCGAAGTTAACGCCGATGTGCTTACCGCAGAAGACAAAATCATCGCAAATCCTAACTGCTCAACCATCCAAATGGTCGTAGTAATGAAGCCTTTGCACGATAAATATAAAATCAAAAGAGTGGTAGTTTCTACATACCAGTCAGTAACCGGAACCGGAAAAGCTGCAGTTGATCAGCTTTTTGCAGAAAGAGCCGGTGACGAAAGTGTGACTAAAGTTTACCCACATAAAATTGACCTCAATGTTCTTCCTCATATTGATGTTTTCCTTGAAAATGGATATACAAAAGAAGAAATGAAAATGATATTGGAGACCAACAAAATCATGGGTGACGATAGTATTAAAGTGACAGCCACTACTGTACGTATTCCTACTATTGGTGGTCACTCCGAAGCGGTAAACATTGAATTTGAAAACGATTTTGATTTAGCAACGGTACGTGAGCTATTGGCAGCAACCGAAGGCGTGATTGTGCAGGATGACCCGGCTAACTTTGTGTATCCGATGCCGATAAACGCACACGGTAAAGACGAAGTTTTTGTAGGTCGTATTCGCCGTGACGAATCACAACCCAAAACGCTCAACCTGTGGGTGGTAGCTGACAACCTGCGTAAAGGTGCCGCAACCAATGCCGTTCAGATAGCGGAGCATTTGTTGAAAAAAGGATTGATCTGA
- a CDS encoding glycoside hydrolase family 9 protein, with protein MNKIITFAIFLFISFSAISQEIEIRVNLAGYLPDLPKRALILCKNEIKNSSVILKNTAGTFEKSFPAKLKNTSPLPPFSFEYEIDFSQEKQTGEYYFTVENKKSETFKIGQYSAWQEDVVRFMQTQRCGFNAYTGKPCHQQDGLAFYGHIKDSTQIDARGGWHDAGDQLKYLITGSNATARMLQAYLMYPKGFKDMADSLAQSTPNGTPDVLDEATWGLDWIFRLHPTANSLYHQVADDRDHRGFKLPHEDEANYGWGKNSFRPVYGATGTPQGLGKYKSKATGIANVAGRSAAAMALGYQVFKGFSEKKSYSEKCLKAAKELYEMGKKQEGYQQGNSFGAPYRYEENTWADDMEWAAAELYKCTGKKQYLEDARRYARLINTWSWMERDTASHYEMYPFVNMGHFALWQAGNKNDKKLAIDYYQKNLERIRQKANQNAYGVGHLFIWCSNNLATAVATQAILLNKMTGSHDYDDLLQNHTNWLLGLNPWGTSMITEIPEGKDSPKDVHMPFWILEKKSIKGSLTDGPLWSKIHDKMLAIKLSEPDEYAHLQPDHIKYWDDYQDYSTNEPTMDGSADMILWLAYMNSEMK; from the coding sequence ATGAATAAAATAATTACTTTTGCGATATTCTTATTTATCTCATTTTCAGCCATTTCGCAAGAAATCGAAATAAGAGTCAATCTGGCCGGATATTTACCTGATTTACCTAAGAGAGCCCTGATTTTGTGTAAAAATGAAATAAAAAACAGCTCGGTAATCTTAAAAAACACAGCCGGGACTTTTGAAAAGTCATTTCCTGCAAAATTAAAAAATACAAGCCCCTTGCCACCTTTTTCTTTTGAATATGAAATAGATTTTTCTCAGGAAAAACAAACCGGCGAATACTATTTTACAGTAGAAAATAAGAAATCTGAAACTTTCAAAATAGGTCAATATTCTGCCTGGCAGGAAGATGTGGTGCGGTTTATGCAAACCCAACGCTGCGGTTTCAATGCTTATACCGGAAAGCCCTGTCATCAGCAAGATGGACTTGCATTTTATGGACATATAAAAGATTCAACCCAAATTGATGCCCGAGGAGGCTGGCATGATGCGGGCGATCAGCTCAAATATCTAATTACCGGTAGCAATGCAACGGCCAGAATGCTTCAGGCCTACCTTATGTACCCCAAAGGTTTTAAAGACATGGCTGATTCTCTGGCTCAAAGCACCCCTAATGGCACCCCTGACGTACTTGATGAGGCCACTTGGGGACTTGACTGGATTTTCAGGTTACATCCCACCGCCAACTCATTGTATCATCAGGTAGCCGACGACCGTGACCATCGTGGTTTTAAACTTCCTCACGAAGATGAGGCAAATTATGGATGGGGAAAAAATAGTTTCAGACCAGTTTATGGTGCCACGGGCACACCTCAGGGCCTTGGGAAATATAAAAGTAAAGCCACCGGAATCGCCAATGTAGCGGGGCGGTCAGCCGCAGCTATGGCACTGGGTTATCAGGTTTTTAAAGGTTTTTCTGAAAAAAAATCATATTCAGAAAAATGTCTGAAAGCAGCCAAAGAGCTTTATGAAATGGGCAAAAAACAGGAGGGATATCAGCAAGGAAATTCGTTTGGTGCACCATACCGCTATGAAGAAAACACCTGGGCTGACGATATGGAGTGGGCTGCCGCCGAGCTATATAAATGTACCGGTAAAAAACAATATCTTGAAGATGCCCGAAGATATGCCCGGTTAATCAACACTTGGTCGTGGATGGAAAGAGACACTGCTTCACATTATGAAATGTATCCATTTGTAAATATGGGACACTTTGCTCTTTGGCAGGCCGGAAACAAGAATGATAAAAAATTGGCTATAGATTATTATCAAAAAAATCTGGAAAGAATCAGGCAAAAGGCCAATCAGAACGCTTATGGTGTGGGTCATTTGTTTATCTGGTGTTCCAATAACCTCGCAACTGCGGTGGCTACACAAGCTATTTTGCTTAATAAAATGACCGGAAGCCATGATTATGACGACCTTTTACAAAACCATACCAACTGGCTTTTGGGGCTAAACCCATGGGGCACAAGTATGATTACCGAAATACCCGAAGGAAAAGATAGCCCCAAAGACGTACACATGCCTTTTTGGATTTTGGAGAAAAAAAGTATCAAAGGTAGTCTGACAGATGGACCTCTGTGGTCAAAAATTCATGACAAAATGTTGGCTATCAAACTTTCTGAACCTGACGAATATGCCCACTTGCAGCCAGACCATATCAAATATTGGGATGATTACCAGGATTATTCAACCAATGAACCCACTATGGATGGTTCTGCCGATATGATTTTATGGTTAGCTTACATGAATTCTGAGATGAAATAG
- a CDS encoding 5-formyltetrahydrofolate cyclo-ligase has translation MYKHELRKLYKAKRLELSPELVAEKSKKIHDLLFSRLMIHRYSPIHVFLPIHENAEPDTHLIINTLQKDFAPEIFISKSLPDGEMIHTLYVPGMQLIKNNWGIEEPKEDSDFLNSKEFFRKYENEDILVLVPLLIFDKKGHRVGYGKGYYDRFLKFGDDYMTTVGLSFFEPVDLIEDLNEFDFPLSYCITPERIWHW, from the coding sequence ATGTATAAACACGAATTAAGAAAGCTATATAAAGCAAAACGGCTGGAGTTAAGCCCGGAATTGGTGGCAGAAAAAAGCAAAAAAATCCATGACCTGCTTTTCTCCAGACTGATGATTCACCGTTACTCTCCGATTCATGTTTTTTTACCAATTCATGAAAATGCTGAGCCAGATACTCATTTAATAATCAATACTTTACAAAAAGATTTTGCCCCGGAAATTTTTATCAGTAAAAGTTTGCCTGATGGCGAAATGATTCACACACTATATGTGCCCGGAATGCAGCTAATTAAAAACAATTGGGGAATAGAAGAGCCAAAAGAGGATTCTGACTTTTTGAATTCCAAAGAGTTCTTCCGGAAATATGAAAATGAAGACATTCTGGTTTTGGTCCCACTTTTGATTTTTGATAAAAAAGGCCATAGGGTAGGTTATGGAAAGGGTTATTACGACCGTTTTTTAAAATTTGGCGATGATTATATGACAACAGTCGGACTCAGCTTTTTTGAGCCGGTTGATCTCATTGAGGACCTCAACGAATTCGATTTTCCTCTGAGTTACTGCATTACTCCGGAAAGAATCTGGCATTGGTGA